From a region of the Mycolicibacterium sp. MU0050 genome:
- a CDS encoding CoA transferase, with the protein MTAAGPLSGVRVVDLTAMVMGPYCTQIMADMGADVVKIEPPQGDNTRFISVGPAPGMSGVFVNVNRGKRSAVLDLRTEEGTAALRALIESSDVFIHSMRAKAIANLGFSYAEVAAINPEIIYTNCYGYSRRGPAADRPAYDDTIQAECGLPAVQEQLTGEANYVGTIMADKVAGLTALYATMMALFHRERTGEGQEVEVSMFETMASFMLVEHANGAMFDPPLGPAVYPRTVAPNRRPYETKDGHIAALIYNDKHWNAFVGAVRPCWVEQDPTLYSTLERRAQQIDKVYGLVAETLKERTTEEWLTLFEELEIPAAPIHTPDALFENPHLNAVGLFETVQTPHGPVRFPGVPTWFSRTPGHVRGPAPELGADTAAVLDELGVRNTAALAPDSDAEPALGSG; encoded by the coding sequence ATGACCGCCGCCGGGCCGCTGAGCGGCGTGCGGGTCGTGGATCTCACGGCCATGGTGATGGGCCCGTACTGCACGCAGATCATGGCCGACATGGGCGCCGACGTCGTCAAGATCGAACCCCCGCAGGGGGACAACACCCGATTCATCTCGGTGGGGCCCGCCCCCGGGATGAGCGGGGTGTTCGTGAACGTCAACCGCGGCAAGCGCAGCGCCGTACTGGACCTGCGCACTGAGGAGGGCACCGCGGCTCTGCGCGCCCTGATCGAGTCCTCCGACGTGTTCATCCACTCCATGCGGGCCAAGGCCATTGCCAATCTCGGGTTTTCCTACGCCGAGGTGGCCGCCATCAATCCGGAGATCATCTACACCAACTGCTACGGCTACAGCCGCCGCGGGCCGGCGGCGGATCGCCCGGCCTACGACGACACCATCCAGGCCGAATGCGGGCTGCCCGCGGTCCAGGAGCAGCTGACCGGCGAGGCGAACTATGTGGGCACCATCATGGCCGACAAGGTGGCGGGCCTGACCGCGCTGTACGCCACCATGATGGCGCTGTTCCACCGCGAACGGACCGGTGAGGGCCAGGAGGTCGAGGTCAGCATGTTCGAGACGATGGCCTCGTTCATGCTCGTCGAGCACGCCAACGGGGCCATGTTCGACCCGCCGCTGGGGCCCGCGGTCTACCCGCGGACCGTCGCCCCCAACCGCCGGCCGTACGAGACCAAGGACGGCCACATCGCCGCGCTGATCTACAACGACAAACACTGGAACGCGTTCGTCGGTGCGGTCCGGCCGTGCTGGGTTGAACAGGATCCGACGCTGTATTCGACGCTGGAGCGGCGGGCGCAGCAGATCGACAAGGTGTACGGTCTGGTGGCCGAGACGTTGAAGGAGCGCACCACCGAGGAGTGGCTGACGCTGTTCGAGGAACTCGAGATCCCGGCCGCACCGATCCACACGCCGGATGCGTTGTTCGAGAATCCGCACCTCAACGCCGTCGGGCTGTTCGAGACGGTGCAGACGCCGCACGGCCCGGTCCGGTTTCCCGGTGTGCCGACCTGGTTTTCGCGGACCCCCGGGCACGTCCGGGGCCCGGCCCCGGAACTGGGCGCCGACACCGCGGCGGTACTCGACGAGCTGGGTGTGCGCAACACCGCAGCGCTGGCACCCGACAGTGACGCCGAGCCCGCACTGGGTTCGGGATAG
- a CDS encoding SDR family NAD(P)-dependent oxidoreductase: MTLRFDDRVAVVTGAGRGLGREYAMLLAARGATVVVNDVGGTLTGDGADAGPASAVVGEIVAAGGQAVASTESVATAEGGQAIIDTALREFGRIDILIHNAGNVRRAPLAQMSYEDFDAVVDVHLRGAFHVVRPAFAEMVEAGYGRIVLTSSIGGLYGNHEVANYAVAKAGVLGLSNVAALEGAASNVISNVVVPAAVTRMAEGIDTSAYPPMGAELVAPAVGWLAHESCSVTGEILVALAGRVARAYIGETRGVYRPSWTIEDVAANLAEIRDTADPLVFPVVPGGHDAHIRHSFGMAAEAVQP; the protein is encoded by the coding sequence GTGACCTTGCGCTTCGACGATCGCGTTGCCGTCGTCACCGGCGCCGGCCGCGGTCTGGGCCGGGAGTACGCGATGCTGCTGGCGGCGCGCGGGGCCACGGTGGTGGTCAACGACGTCGGCGGCACGCTGACCGGGGACGGCGCCGACGCCGGACCCGCAAGCGCGGTGGTCGGCGAGATCGTCGCGGCCGGCGGGCAGGCCGTGGCCAGCACCGAGTCGGTGGCCACCGCCGAGGGCGGCCAGGCGATCATCGACACCGCCCTGCGGGAGTTCGGCCGCATCGACATCCTGATCCACAACGCGGGCAACGTGCGCCGGGCGCCGCTGGCGCAGATGTCCTACGAGGACTTCGACGCCGTCGTCGACGTCCACCTGCGCGGCGCCTTCCACGTGGTCCGCCCGGCGTTCGCCGAGATGGTCGAGGCGGGCTACGGCCGCATCGTCCTGACCTCATCGATCGGCGGTCTGTACGGCAACCACGAGGTCGCCAACTACGCCGTCGCCAAGGCCGGTGTGCTCGGGCTGTCCAACGTCGCCGCCCTGGAGGGCGCGGCGTCGAACGTGATCAGCAACGTGGTGGTGCCCGCGGCCGTCACCCGGATGGCCGAGGGGATCGACACCTCGGCCTACCCGCCGATGGGCGCCGAACTGGTCGCCCCGGCCGTCGGCTGGCTGGCGCACGAAAGCTGTTCTGTCACCGGCGAGATCCTGGTGGCGCTGGCCGGCCGCGTCGCGCGCGCCTACATCGGCGAGACCCGGGGCGTCTACCGGCCCTCGTGGACCATCGAGGACGTTGCCGCGAACCTCGCCGAGATCCGCGACACCGCCGACCCGCTGGTTTTCCCCGTGGTCCCGGGCGGGCACGACGCACACATCCGTCACAGCTTCGGGATGGCCGCCGAGGCGGTGCAACCATGA
- a CDS encoding NAD(P)/FAD-dependent oxidoreductase yields MTSTESAAGCGPTDTPTDIDIPAIRERYAAERAKRLRPEGGDQYLELEGDFADFYEVDPYTTRVERDPITEDVEVVILGGGFAGLLAGAHLKKAGVEGIRVIEMAGDFGGVWYWNRFPGIQCDNDAYCYIPLLEELGFMPSKKFADGAEIFDHCRNIGKHFGLYDGALFSTQVRELRWEDDLQRWRIDTDRGDEIRARFVVMAQGSYNRPKLPGIPGIKDYRAAGGHVFHSARWDYDYTGGTADGGLHKLADKRVALVGTGATGVQLVPHLGRDAKELFVFQRTPSSVDARSNPPTDPKWAASLQPGWQEERKRNFHNWSPFVGVVFGEPDLVCDFWTELGRNLTARIASSPDPASVTVEQIMAFREEEDYKIMERLRRRVAEIVADPVTAEALKPYYRFMCKRPTSSEQYLDTFNRPNVTLVDVSESKGVERLTEKGIVANGQEYEVDCVIFASGFEISTEISRRFAIDQIVGRDGLSLFEHWRDDYKTLHGMTSRGFPNQFFMGFIQGGVSANTTAMFEQQAEHIAYIIAEAQKRGATLVEPSQQGQDEWVATVRELSIDNSAFELSCTPGYYNNEGRGGQERNGAFLGDFYSPGFYAFGDLIAGWRDNGDLAGLELR; encoded by the coding sequence ATGACCTCGACCGAATCCGCCGCCGGCTGCGGGCCCACCGATACCCCCACCGACATCGACATCCCGGCCATCCGGGAGCGCTACGCGGCCGAGCGCGCCAAGCGACTGCGGCCCGAGGGCGGCGATCAATACCTCGAACTCGAAGGCGATTTCGCCGACTTCTACGAGGTGGACCCGTACACCACCCGCGTCGAACGAGATCCGATCACCGAGGATGTCGAGGTCGTCATCCTGGGCGGCGGGTTCGCGGGTCTGCTGGCCGGCGCCCATCTGAAGAAGGCCGGGGTGGAGGGGATCCGGGTCATCGAGATGGCCGGGGACTTCGGCGGCGTGTGGTACTGGAACCGGTTCCCGGGCATTCAGTGTGACAACGACGCGTACTGCTACATCCCGCTGCTCGAGGAACTCGGCTTCATGCCGAGCAAGAAGTTCGCCGACGGTGCCGAGATCTTCGACCATTGCCGCAACATCGGCAAGCATTTCGGCCTGTACGACGGGGCGCTGTTCTCCACCCAGGTGCGCGAACTGCGCTGGGAGGACGATCTGCAGCGCTGGCGGATCGACACCGACCGCGGTGACGAGATCCGCGCCCGGTTCGTGGTCATGGCGCAGGGCTCCTACAACCGCCCGAAGCTGCCGGGGATCCCCGGCATCAAGGACTACCGGGCGGCCGGCGGGCACGTGTTCCATTCCGCACGCTGGGATTACGACTACACCGGCGGAACTGCCGACGGCGGCCTGCACAAGCTGGCCGACAAGCGGGTCGCGCTGGTCGGCACCGGCGCCACCGGCGTCCAGCTGGTCCCGCACCTCGGCCGGGATGCCAAGGAGTTGTTCGTCTTCCAGCGCACCCCGTCCTCGGTCGACGCCCGCTCCAACCCGCCGACCGACCCGAAGTGGGCGGCCTCGCTGCAACCGGGCTGGCAGGAGGAGCGCAAACGCAACTTCCACAACTGGTCGCCGTTCGTGGGAGTCGTGTTCGGCGAGCCCGATCTGGTCTGCGACTTCTGGACCGAATTGGGCCGCAACCTCACCGCCCGCATCGCGAGTAGTCCCGACCCGGCGTCGGTGACGGTCGAACAGATCATGGCCTTCCGGGAGGAGGAAGACTACAAGATCATGGAGCGGCTGCGGCGCCGCGTCGCCGAGATCGTCGCGGATCCGGTCACCGCCGAGGCGCTCAAGCCCTACTACCGCTTCATGTGCAAGCGCCCCACCTCCAGCGAGCAGTACCTGGACACGTTCAATCGGCCCAACGTGACGCTGGTCGACGTGTCGGAATCCAAAGGCGTGGAACGACTCACCGAGAAGGGGATCGTCGCCAACGGACAGGAGTACGAGGTCGACTGCGTGATCTTCGCGAGCGGATTCGAGATCTCCACCGAGATCAGCCGCCGCTTCGCGATCGACCAGATCGTGGGGCGCGACGGGTTGTCCCTGTTCGAGCACTGGCGCGACGACTACAAGACCCTGCACGGGATGACCAGCCGCGGCTTCCCGAACCAGTTCTTCATGGGATTCATCCAGGGGGGCGTGTCGGCGAACACCACGGCGATGTTCGAACAACAGGCCGAGCACATCGCCTACATCATCGCCGAGGCCCAGAAGCGGGGTGCCACCCTGGTCGAACCGAGTCAGCAGGGGCAAGACGAGTGGGTGGCCACCGTCCGCGAACTGTCGATCGACAACTCGGCGTTCGAACTGTCCTGCACGCCCGGCTATTACAACAATGAGGGCCGCGGCGGCCAGGAACGCAACGGAGCCTTCCTGGGCGACTTCTATTCACCGGGGTTCTACGCCTTCGGCGACCTCATCGCCGGGTGGCGGGACAACGGCGACCTGGCGGGGTTGGAACTGCGGTGA
- a CDS encoding LLM class flavin-dependent oxidoreductase, which yields MKVNLGTGAQNSRDWERVMAGNFSTPPETPDYQCVQAALALGDLAEPLGFDGIWFPEHQGTPYGMTPNPIQALTYFAGRTERVSLGTFVAVAPWWNPVRLAHQIAYLDIVSNGRYNTIGIGRGVSKGEFDAVGVPREESRQRFNETLDILKLAFSGERFSYDGEIFSFPEMSLRPEPISTDLYDRIYSSSSTAESLEILSRRGMVPLFVGNKPIWDAGAEVQKVNTFRAEEGLEPCQPKNVMFMYCTAKEDDRMAALTEEWIWTANRDVNVHYGFADASNFKGVKGYEAYAAREATATAVLASAVTGDQKKGGPPGYHASNLLIGTPEQVFEKLKAAQEACSFSEVTIVPQFGTMPYEDAMESTRLFAAEVLPAVHEMPAPLHPAALPEGVSA from the coding sequence ATGAAAGTCAATCTGGGGACCGGAGCGCAGAACTCCCGCGACTGGGAACGCGTCATGGCCGGGAACTTCAGCACACCCCCGGAGACGCCCGACTACCAGTGCGTACAGGCGGCGCTGGCCCTCGGGGATCTGGCCGAGCCGTTGGGTTTCGACGGCATCTGGTTCCCGGAGCATCAGGGCACCCCGTACGGCATGACCCCCAACCCGATTCAGGCGCTGACGTACTTCGCCGGCCGCACCGAGCGGGTCAGCCTGGGCACCTTCGTCGCCGTCGCGCCGTGGTGGAATCCGGTGCGACTGGCGCACCAGATCGCCTACCTGGACATCGTTTCCAACGGCCGGTACAACACCATCGGCATCGGCCGCGGGGTCTCCAAGGGAGAGTTCGACGCGGTCGGGGTGCCTCGCGAGGAGAGCCGGCAGCGCTTCAACGAAACCCTGGACATCCTCAAGCTCGCCTTCAGCGGCGAGCGGTTCTCCTACGACGGTGAAATCTTCTCCTTCCCGGAGATGTCGCTGCGCCCCGAGCCCATCAGCACCGATCTGTACGACCGGATCTACAGCTCGTCGTCGACGGCCGAGTCGCTGGAGATCCTGTCCCGGCGCGGCATGGTCCCGTTGTTCGTGGGCAACAAGCCGATCTGGGACGCCGGCGCCGAGGTGCAGAAGGTCAACACCTTCCGCGCCGAGGAGGGCCTGGAGCCCTGTCAGCCCAAGAACGTGATGTTCATGTACTGCACCGCCAAGGAGGACGACCGGATGGCGGCCCTCACCGAGGAGTGGATCTGGACGGCCAACCGCGACGTCAACGTCCACTACGGCTTCGCCGACGCGTCGAACTTCAAGGGCGTCAAGGGATACGAGGCCTACGCCGCCCGGGAGGCCACCGCGACCGCGGTGCTCGCCTCGGCCGTCACCGGTGACCAGAAGAAGGGCGGCCCGCCCGGATATCACGCGTCGAACCTGCTGATCGGCACGCCGGAGCAGGTGTTCGAAAAGCTCAAGGCCGCCCAGGAGGCGTGCTCGTTCTCCGAGGTCACCATCGTCCCGCAGTTCGGCACCATGCCGTACGAGGACGCGATGGAAAGCACCCGCCTGTTCGCCGCCGAGGTTCTGCCCGCGGTGCACGAGATGCCGGCACCGCTGCATCCGGCCGCACTGCCCGAGGGCGTCAGCGCATGA
- a CDS encoding aromatic ring-hydroxylating dioxygenase subunit alpha produces MTQDINAMDATRIDVESAEELSSPVTIPVEAYTSPEYARAERDKLWRKVWQQVGRVEDIPEVGGYLTYDILDDSILVVRTGTGSSAEDFTAHHNVCMHRGRRLVDTPDDAKNACGRARKSFVCGFHGWTYGLDGACTHIREQDDWKGVLTPENTHLVPVQVDTWGGWLFVNMDPDCEPLADYLFPAAKILDPFGLENMRYKWRKWLYFDCNWKVALEAFNETYHVFTTHPEFNKFGEFKGWAKAQGKHSNIGYDAPKDMEATKSKIRLGTGDDPRVSTAEMQMYTWEQTNATTTETLVNAAKRLVDELPEGTPPDKVLEHWLASARRDDEARGVIWPTIPADILGQAGTAWQVFPNFQIGQGLTTALCYSARPHPSYDPNKCIFEVATLELYPKGEEPQTEWEYTPKDSPNWLSVLPQDFSNMAAVQQGMKSLGFPGTRPNPYRERSTVNLHHQLSKYMGTGEPREL; encoded by the coding sequence ATGACCCAGGACATCAACGCCATGGACGCCACGAGAATCGACGTCGAGTCGGCCGAGGAACTGTCCAGCCCGGTGACCATCCCGGTCGAGGCCTACACCTCGCCGGAGTACGCGCGCGCCGAACGGGACAAGTTGTGGCGCAAGGTCTGGCAGCAGGTGGGCCGGGTCGAGGACATTCCCGAAGTCGGCGGCTACCTCACCTACGACATCCTCGACGACTCGATCCTGGTGGTGCGCACCGGAACCGGCTCGTCGGCAGAGGATTTCACCGCCCACCACAACGTCTGCATGCACCGCGGCCGCCGCCTGGTGGACACCCCCGACGACGCGAAGAACGCCTGCGGCCGGGCCCGCAAGTCGTTCGTCTGCGGCTTCCACGGGTGGACCTATGGTCTCGACGGTGCCTGCACGCACATCCGCGAACAGGACGACTGGAAGGGCGTGCTCACGCCGGAGAACACCCATCTGGTGCCCGTCCAGGTCGACACCTGGGGCGGATGGCTGTTCGTCAACATGGACCCCGACTGCGAACCGCTGGCCGACTACCTGTTCCCGGCCGCCAAGATCCTCGACCCGTTCGGGTTGGAGAACATGCGTTACAAGTGGCGCAAGTGGCTGTACTTCGACTGCAACTGGAAGGTTGCGCTGGAGGCCTTCAACGAGACCTACCACGTGTTCACCACCCACCCGGAGTTCAACAAGTTCGGTGAGTTCAAGGGCTGGGCCAAGGCGCAGGGCAAGCACAGCAACATCGGCTACGACGCGCCCAAGGACATGGAGGCCACCAAGTCCAAGATCCGCCTGGGCACCGGCGACGACCCGCGCGTCTCCACCGCGGAGATGCAGATGTACACCTGGGAGCAGACCAACGCGACCACCACCGAAACCCTGGTGAACGCGGCCAAGCGGCTGGTCGACGAACTGCCCGAGGGCACGCCGCCGGACAAGGTGCTCGAACATTGGCTGGCCTCGGCGCGCCGCGACGACGAGGCGCGCGGCGTCATCTGGCCCACCATCCCGGCGGACATCCTCGGGCAGGCGGGCACGGCCTGGCAGGTGTTCCCCAACTTCCAGATCGGCCAGGGACTGACCACCGCGCTGTGCTATAGCGCCAGGCCGCATCCGAGCTACGACCCGAACAAGTGCATCTTCGAGGTGGCCACCCTCGAGTTGTATCCGAAAGGCGAAGAGCCGCAGACCGAGTGGGAGTACACCCCCAAGGACAGCCCCAACTGGCTCTCGGTGCTGCCGCAGGACTTCTCCAACATGGCCGCGGTGCAACAGGGCATGAAGTCGCTGGGCTTCCCCGGCACCCGGCCCAACCCCTACCGCGAACGCAGCACCGTCAACCTGCACCACCAACTGTCCAAGTACATGGGAACCGGCGAGCCCCGCGAACTTTAA
- a CDS encoding SDR family oxidoreductase, producing the protein MEADLLGLRDRVVIVSGAGGGGIGTTVTRTVARAGATVIAVSRSPENLDRHIGPLIAEGFDVVPVAADAATDEGIATVLGRARDAEGDLYGLVNVAGGAAPGTWMPSTRVSRADWRALFAQNLETMFFMSQAVAAELRARQLPGSIVSVSSISGINTAPFHVAYGTAKAAVVAATRTMAVELADADIRVNVVAPGVTETPASGTYVAADPERDRRAIAMGRRGTPEEQAGAILFLLSTLSSYITGQALLVDGGLNLRWTHLGADNTSLFLADDSFRAAITRWES; encoded by the coding sequence GTGGAAGCCGACCTGTTGGGGTTGAGGGACCGCGTCGTCATCGTCTCCGGAGCCGGCGGTGGCGGCATCGGCACCACGGTCACCCGTACCGTGGCGCGGGCCGGGGCCACCGTGATCGCGGTCAGCCGTTCGCCGGAGAACCTCGATCGGCACATCGGGCCCCTGATCGCCGAGGGGTTCGACGTCGTGCCGGTGGCCGCCGACGCCGCGACGGACGAGGGCATCGCCACCGTGCTGGGGCGCGCCCGCGACGCCGAGGGCGACCTGTACGGACTGGTCAACGTCGCGGGCGGCGCGGCCCCCGGCACCTGGATGCCCAGCACCCGGGTGAGCCGCGCGGACTGGCGCGCGCTGTTCGCGCAGAACCTCGAGACCATGTTCTTCATGAGCCAGGCGGTGGCCGCCGAGTTGCGGGCGCGCCAGTTGCCCGGCTCGATCGTCTCGGTCTCCTCGATCAGCGGGATCAACACCGCCCCGTTCCATGTTGCCTACGGCACGGCCAAGGCCGCGGTGGTCGCGGCGACCCGCACGATGGCCGTCGAATTGGCCGACGCCGACATCCGCGTCAACGTCGTCGCCCCCGGCGTCACCGAGACCCCGGCCTCGGGGACCTACGTGGCCGCCGACCCCGAACGGGACCGGCGCGCCATCGCGATGGGACGGCGCGGCACCCCGGAGGAGCAGGCCGGCGCCATCCTGTTCCTGCTCTCGACGCTGTCGAGCTACATCACCGGCCAGGCGCTGTTGGTCGACGGCGGACTGAACCTGCGCTGGACGCATCTGGGCGCCGACAACACGTCGCTGTTTCTTGCCGACGACTCCTTCCGCGCAGCCATCACCCGGTGGGAGTCCTGA
- a CDS encoding SMP-30/gluconolactonase/LRE family protein, producing MCTHLRTSFFTSSSLVKARSGNRLSLLSGLIRVANVPAVNASPTRSGLFSSTLESAAGWRVDRLTAPSRLFGANGLRTGPDGRVYIAQVTGSQISALDLGSGELDAVSPKGSDIVAPDDVAFADDGTLFATEVMDGRVSALENGRARVLRDDLPSANGITVHRGRLFVGECREGGRLFELDPGTGAARLLLEDVPSPNAMEFGPDGLLYFPVMGANEIWRIDPDQAGPITVEKVAGDLGVPDAVKFDAQGQIVSTQVASGQVLRIDPRSGAQTALATLTPGLDNLTFADGRLLVSNFTGEITEILDGGHRTLLPGGLNWPLDLAVGADGGLYVADGTYFYRLTPEGALQTVGMLFSPGYPGFLRGLTPSGADEFTVTTSGGQVARYRPAAAETEYLADGFDQLYGVSLAPDGAAVVAELGTGRVLSVRAGEVTELASELADPVGVSVDADGAVLVTESGAGRVVRLGDGGAEPVLEGLVCPQGIVESHGRLYVVDAGSKAVIEFDPGSGTRHTIAAGLPLGAPAGVTPKPLLGMPPFSGPQGPFAGIAAGPDRTLFVSADGDGSVLALRPTDR from the coding sequence ATGTGCACTCATTTGAGAACATCATTCTTTACCAGCTCGTCGCTCGTCAAGGCCCGATCGGGAAATCGTCTGTCGCTATTGTCTGGACTTATCCGGGTTGCTAATGTCCCAGCCGTGAACGCCTCGCCGACCCGCTCCGGCCTCTTTTCGTCGACCCTCGAGAGCGCCGCGGGCTGGCGCGTCGATCGGCTCACCGCGCCGAGTCGGTTGTTCGGCGCCAACGGGCTGCGCACCGGTCCGGACGGCCGGGTCTACATCGCCCAGGTCACCGGCAGTCAGATCAGCGCGCTGGACCTCGGTTCCGGAGAACTGGATGCCGTCAGCCCCAAGGGCAGCGACATCGTGGCCCCGGACGATGTCGCGTTCGCCGACGACGGCACCCTGTTCGCCACCGAGGTCATGGACGGCAGGGTCAGCGCGCTGGAGAACGGCCGCGCGCGGGTACTGCGCGACGATCTGCCCTCGGCCAACGGCATCACGGTGCACCGCGGCCGGCTGTTCGTCGGGGAGTGCCGAGAAGGTGGCCGGCTGTTCGAACTCGACCCCGGCACCGGCGCGGCGCGGCTACTCCTCGAGGACGTGCCCTCCCCCAACGCCATGGAATTCGGCCCGGACGGACTGCTCTACTTCCCGGTGATGGGCGCCAACGAGATCTGGCGCATCGACCCCGACCAGGCCGGCCCCATCACCGTGGAGAAGGTGGCCGGCGATCTCGGCGTCCCGGACGCGGTGAAGTTCGACGCGCAGGGACAGATCGTCTCCACCCAGGTCGCCAGTGGCCAGGTGCTGCGGATCGACCCCCGCTCCGGCGCGCAGACCGCCCTCGCGACCCTCACCCCCGGCCTGGACAACCTCACCTTCGCCGACGGCAGGCTGTTGGTCTCGAACTTCACCGGCGAGATCACCGAGATCCTCGACGGCGGTCATCGCACCCTGCTGCCCGGCGGGCTGAACTGGCCCCTGGACCTGGCCGTCGGCGCCGACGGCGGGCTCTACGTCGCCGACGGCACCTACTTCTACCGGCTGACGCCCGAGGGCGCGCTGCAGACCGTCGGCATGCTGTTCAGTCCCGGCTATCCGGGGTTCCTGCGCGGCCTGACACCGTCGGGAGCCGACGAGTTCACGGTGACGACCTCCGGCGGTCAGGTGGCCCGCTACCGGCCCGCCGCCGCTGAAACCGAGTATCTCGCCGACGGATTCGACCAGCTCTACGGGGTGAGCCTGGCACCCGACGGCGCCGCGGTCGTCGCCGAACTCGGCACCGGCCGCGTGCTGTCGGTGCGCGCCGGCGAGGTCACCGAGTTGGCCTCGGAGCTGGCGGATCCCGTGGGCGTCTCCGTCGATGCCGACGGTGCCGTCCTGGTCACCGAGTCGGGCGCGGGCCGGGTGGTCCGACTGGGCGACGGCGGCGCCGAACCGGTGCTCGAGGGGCTGGTCTGTCCGCAGGGCATCGTCGAATCCCACGGCCGGCTCTACGTCGTGGATGCGGGCAGCAAGGCCGTCATCGAATTCGATCCCGGCAGCGGCACCCGACACACCATCGCCGCGGGCCTGCCGTTGGGCGCCCCCGCCGGGGTCACCCCCAAGCCGTTGTTGGGGATGCCGCCGTTCTCCGGCCCGCAGGGCCCGTTCGCCGGCATCGCCGCCGGGCCCGACCGCACCCTGTTCGTCTCGGCCGACGGTGACGGCAGCGTTCTGGCCCTCCGCCCCACCGACCGGTGA